The DNA segment CGGAGATTCCATGAAGCGATTTTAGCAACCAACGACAAGGGCGGAGAGGGGGGCGGAGGGGGGGAGACACGGAGACACGGAGACACGGAGACACGGAGACACGGAGACACGGAGACACGGAGACACGGAGACACGGAGACACGGAGTGAAGGAGTGAAGGAGTGAAGGAGTGAAGGAGTGAAGGAGTGAAGGAGTGAAGGAGAACGCGGTCCTCCAGCTCCCAGCTCCCAGCTCCCAGCTCCCAGCTCCCAGCTCCCAACTCCCAACTCCCAACTCCCAACTCCCAACTCCCAACTCCCAACTCCTTGTCTCCCAAACTCAATGCCGAAGTGTCCAGGACTCCTGCCCATACCTCTCCTCGGTCAACTTCCTGATTCGCTCTTCCAGTGTGCTGGGTAGCGGTTCGTGGTCTTTGCACAGGGGCTCTTGGGCTTCGAATTCTTTTGCTAGGTGCGTTCGTAGTGAGTTGGCGTTGGCTGGGACGTTGGTGATGAAATCTCGGTGGGAGCGCTCTTGGCGGTAGGTTGGCTGCCGTGGCGCCGTTGCTAGACACTCCGCGATCAGGCCTAGGTCGCTCGCCAGCAGGATGGTGCCGTGATACAGCACATGGTGACGCGTGATGCGTAGGCTGTTCCCTGAAAACTTGCGATTCTGGTAGGTCAGATCGCAGATGCCTTGGAACTGCAATGCCTCCTTTTGGTCCGAATCTACCGATTTTTGAACTCCAGCGAGGACCCGCTGCATAACATGGGAGTGCAGGTGGTTCAGTTGCCGTAGGTGTGGGTTCGGTCGCAGGTCGATCACCAAGCTGTACATCAAACAGCCCGGGCCCCCCATAACGGTTGCCCCTCCACTGCAGCGGCGGAGGATCGGGATTTGCTGCGAACGGCAGTGCTCCAGCTGAACCTCTTCCGTCGCCTTTGAGCCTCGCCCGACGACGACCGTTGGACTGGCGAACTGCCATAACCGGAGCACCGGAGGGATCTCGTCCGCCTCGGCAGCTAGTAATAAGGCCTCGTCCAACGCCAGGTTGGACGCCGGCGAATCGAGGGAGCGTTCCAGCAGTTGTGGCATCGTAGGCGTCAAACGGGGCAGGAAATGGTTGCTTTCTCGCAACGTCTGTTGCAAAAACGCAACGGTTGTAGCGATGAATAAACAGTTCAGGAAAGATAGTGAAAGGTTGTTAGGGGGGCGGTTGCGAAAGTGCCCTTTTTCCCAGGAATTTTATCAATTTAGCTAAAGCATTGAAGCTACATTAGTTGAGACGCGTGGTAAGCGTTAGTGGCATTTGCACATTCGCTTGCTCGTAACCAAAATAGAACAGCTCGTCAGAGGTAGGAAACCTTCATGCGAAATCTTTTGATTTCCTTTTCCCTCGGACGTGCTGATGATTCAGACCATCAAGATGATTTCCTTTTCGATTCAGATGATGAAGCACGTAACCGTGAGGCAGGATATGGAAAAAAGTAGTCACTACCGACAGCTGCTTGGAACCGCCGCGCTGCTGGCAAGCGTTTCCGGCGGCGAATTGCTCGCTCAGGACGCATGCTGCTTTCAGCCTGCTTACCAGTTGAAGTGCGAAACCGTGATGGAGCCACAAACGGTGGCTCGGTTCCGGCTGGAGTACGAAACCGAAATGGAAGAGAAGGAGATCGTCTCCTATCGGCCCGTGTTGAAGACTCGCGTCGAACAGCAGACGCATCGAGTCGCTCGCCCGGTCACCAAGACGACCTATCGCGAGGAACGCTACTTCGTTCAACGCCCGGTCTTGGAAACCAGTTACCGCGACGAAACGGTCACGCAAACCCGTTATGTCACCGAGACCGCCGAACGGGAAGAACAGGTCACCAGTTATCGACCGATCACCGAAACGCAGTACCGTGACCAGTCCTACACCGTCCAGCGCCCGGTCACCGAAACGCAGTACCGCGATCAGTCCTACACCGTCCAACGCCCCGTCGTTGAAACGCAGATGCAGACCCAGCAGTACACCGCGCTCCGCCCGGTGACTTCTTATCGTCCGCAGACCGTCGATGCTGGCGGTTATGTCGCTCAGCAAGTCGTCCAGCCCGGTTCCGTTCAATACGGAATGCAGTGGGCTCCAGGGACCGGTTACACACCCGGCCCGTTTGGGATCTTCGCTCGACGAAATCCAGGCGGCCCCGTTTGGACGCCTCAGGTCACTCCGCCAACCGTCCAGACGCAGTTGGCTTATCGGCCTAACTTCATCACTCAGCAAGTGCCGCAGACCACGTACGTTCCTGAAGTCGTTCAGCAACAGGTGCCCGTTCAAGTCCAACGCATGCAGACCGAAATCGTTTCACAGAAAGTTCCTGTGGCGGTGACGCGAATGCAGACCGAAGTCGTGAACCAAAAGATTCCTGTTCAGATCACCCGGTACGAACCGGTCACCGAAGTTCGCAAGATTCCTTACCAGGTTCAGCGTCCTGTCACCGAAACAACCACTCGCAAGGTTCCCGAGCAAAAGTATCGCTGGGTAACTGAAGAGAAGGTTCGCAAGGTGCCCGTGACGACGACCGAAATGGTCTACGAAACATCTAGCAAGCCGGTTGAAGTTCAGTACTACGAGAACGAACGAACCGTCCAGCGAATTCAGGTCCCTCGCACCAAGCAGGTTTGGAAACGCGTCGAAGAACAACGCATGGTCCCTCGCCAAGTCGTGCAGCGGATTCCATACGGATATGTCGATCCATTTAGTGCTTCGATCGTGCATGGCTACTCATCGTTTGATGATTCCGTCAGCTCATCGATGATCGTCAATCCTCCCCCACCGCTACCCGTGCCGGATCCAAGTGCCAGTACAGGGGACGCTAGTTCGATGAAGCCGGAAACCAAACTGAAGGCTGTTGAAGTGAATCCAAGCGGTTCAGAAGACAGCCCAAGCGATGCCAATGATTCCATTTTTGGCGAAGAAGGGCCCAGCACTCCTTTGGATGAAGCTGGCGACGGAGAGATGGATCTTGGTTCGCCAGGGGGATCCGCTGCCGATCCTAGCGACGAAGACGAAGTCGAAGTCCCATCGTTGGGTTCGCCTGCCGTTCATCGGATTCGCTTATTTCGAGCCGATTCTCAGCCTCGCGAAGCCTAATCGGATCATGGTTCGCAGGCGTCCGAAAACGCTTGCATGTTGCATGATTCTCATTCTTTCGTAACACTGCCAAAGGGCTTGTGAACGACGTCTAAAATTTCTAGACGTCTGCCACAAGCCCTTTGTTCTTTTTGACGTTACTGTTTGCGAGTTTCCGATGACCAACGAATCAGAATTGCCGATCGAAATCGATGTCCAGGAAGTCCAGCGGCTCCGCGATGCAGGCGAAGCTTTCCTGTTGCTGGATGTCCGCGAACAGGATGAGTACGCAACGGCTAGGATCGAAGGGGCCGTCCTGCTGCCGCTAAGCGAACTGCAAGAGCGAGCCAAGGAATTGCAGGAACGCCAGGCCGAGCGTGTCATCGTCCACTGTCACCACGGCGGCCGAAGCCTGCGAGTCGTTTCGGTGCTGCGTCAAAGCGGTTTCAAGCAAGCACAAAACATGACTGGCGGCATCGAGCAATGGAGCCAAGAAATCGACTCCACCGTCCCACGCTACTAGCTGCCGCATTGTCGCCTTTCGCGCCGCGAACATCAATTGTTTTGAAGTGATTTTTAGCGGAACGGCGCGAGCCGTCCGGCCTCGCGTCGTCGGACCATTCTCACCGTTTCGCGACAATTGAGACCGCGCAGGGGTACAATCGGCGTTCCCCGCGAAAGTGGCGTCTTCAGTAGCATACCTGCCAGCCAGCCAAGCCGATCCTGGCAGCCCCTAAGCCTATAAACGCGACGTCAAACCCCACTTCTGGGCATGCTCCGGCGGGTTCATAACCGGCAGCTACCCGCCGCAAGACTGTCGTCCTTTCCCCAAAAAACGCAACGCATCCAAGCCCATGGCCCAGAAGAAGCCCAAATTCTACGTCGTCTGGCAAGGCCGGTCCCCGGGCGTCTATGCGACTTGGGATGCATGTCAGAATCAGATCAGTGGTTTTTCCGGGGCCAAGTACAAATCTTTTCCATCCCGTTCGGCCGCCGAAACCGCATTCAAGCAGGCAGCCGACCAGCACTGGGGTAAAGGCGGATCAAGTCGGTCCAAGAAATCGACCCCGGTCGTCGATTCGGACGATCTGGAGGGGATGGGGGTCGACATGACGGCCTGGGCCGTCGACGCCGCCTGCAAGGGGAATCCGGGCGAGCTGGAATACCAGGGCGTCGATTTGGCTTCGGGAATCAACCTGTTTCACAAAGGGCCCTACGAAGAGGGGACGGTGAATATCGGCGAATTCCTAGCGATTGTGCATGCTTTGGCGCTCCTGGATCACGCGGGGCACTCGCACACCGCCATTTACTCCGATTCGCGGATCGGGATCAGCTGGGTCAAGCAGAAGAAGTGCAAAACCAAGCTGCCCCGGTCGCCAATCAATGCGGGGTTGTTTCGGTTGGTTGATCGAGCCGAAAAGTGGTTGGAATCGCACAAATTTCAAAACCGGATATTGAAATGGGAAACCAAGCACTGGGGAGAAATCCCCGCCGATTTCGGCCGCAAGTAAGTCTCCCCTGCCCTACTTGTCAAACTTTCCAACGATGATTAACTTTTCAGGCTAACCTGCGGATGTGGCGGAATTGGCAGACGCGCTAGATTCAGGTTCTAGTGCCCGCAAGGGCGTGGAGGTTCAAGTCCTCTCATCCGCACTAGTCTTTTAAAGGGTTCAGCGTAATATTCGTTGAACCCTTTTTCTTTGGGTTCCCAGAAAAGCGACCAAAACGCGACCAGCGTGGAGGTCGCGTGTCTTTAGCAGGGGAGCCACCTCATGGCAGGTTTGGAAGTCCGAAATGGCCGTTATAACCTCATCCTTCGGTTCGGCGGCAAACGCTTCGTGCGGTCGCTGAAAACCAGCGACGAAGACGAAGCGACGTCGAAAAGGCTCCGTGTCGAGGAGAACATCAAATTGGTCGAATCGGGCCGCTTGACGATTCCAGACAATTCGGACGTCGTCACGTTTCTGCTGTCCGACGGAAAGCTAGACAGAAAGCCCGTCGTAAAAGGATCGTTGACCATTCCGCAGCTGTTCAAAGAGTTTTGGGAGGCCCTGCCAGTCGACAGCCTCGAAGGTTCGACGATGGACATGATGAAAATCCATCAGCGTCACGTCGAAAGCGTCCTCGGTAGGCGGTTGATCGCTCAGGACCTCACTCACGACGATTTGCAGAAGTACGTCACGAAACGTGCTGCAGTAAAGACTTACAAAGGGACGACGATCAGCGGGGGCACGATCAAGAAGGAAATCGTTACGTTCAACTCGGTCTGGCGATGGGGCGTTAATACCGGCAAGTTGCACGGCGAATTTCCCAAAAGCAACCTCCGCTACCCAAAATCCAAAGAACTGCCCGTCTTTCAGACTTGGCAAGAAATCGAACGCCAAGTAGCGGCGGGAGCGTCAGCCGGGATCTGGGACGCCCTCTATCTGAGTCTGGACGAAATCACCCATTTGCTGGACCACGTTAAAGAAATCGCAAATCTGCCATTTCTCTATCCGATGTTCACATTCGCCGCATACACGGGCGCTCGCCGCTCGGAACTGCTACGGTCGCAACTGTCGGACATCAATCTGCAAGGCGGGGTCATCACTATTCGAGAGAAGAAGCGAGTAAAGGGCAAGACGAGTACTCGCCGCGTGCCGCTCGCCACGCCTCTCAAAGCGGTATTAACCAATTGGTTAAGCGAGCACCCTGGTTCTCCGTTTACATTCTGTCATCCCGACCCGATCCTGGGGTCACACCGCAAAACTCGAGACGATGAGAACCAACTAACCAGAGACCAGGCGTCTCACCACTTCAAGCAGGTATTGCAGAATAGCCCTTGGTCGGTGATCAAAGGCTGGCACTGTCTCCGTCACAGCTTCATTTCAAACTGTGCCAGCAAAGGGATTGACCAACGCATGATCGACGAATGGGTTGGGCACAGCACAGAAGCCATGCGTCGCCGCTACCGGCATTTATTCCCCGCAAGTCAAAGCCAAGCCATGAAATCCCTGTTCGCTTGAATCGACGTCATAGTTTGGCATCTTACGTGCCAATAGGCGTAGGGTATCGTGTAGCGTGGCGATTGTAGCGAAAAAGAGGAAACTGACATTGCCTGTCGACCGCATTCTGAGCAATCCGAATGAATTGCACTTACCGGCAAGAGGCAAGGCTCCGGTGTCGGCCACGAATGGCACGTAGATTATTCCTAAGCCCTTTTTGGGAAACGATATATACGAAAAGAGCCTCACTTGCTTAGATGGAGTTACCACACACCCATCACCGGCAAGGAGGCCATGAACGTGAGCAGTTTGAACAATGCACGGTTTCGGCGACAGATCAGTTTTTTAAGGCGACAATTCTTACAGGACGGAGAATCTGCGTTCGCGAATATTCTCGCTGACAGTTGCATCGCTGAAGCTTTGAGAGCGAATGACGTCCAGTGGAGGGATCGAATCTTCTCACCAATGGTGACGCTTTGGGTATTCTTGATTCAGGTTCTTAGCGCGGATCACTCTTGCCGCGCTGCGGTTGCTCGATTGGTTGCTCACCGCGTTTCACAGGGAAAGCCTTCGTGCTCTGCTGAAACTGGTGCCTATTGCCAAGCGAGAAAACGGATTCCGGAGAAGTTCTTCGCGGACGTTGTCAGGAAGACAGGACATGCAACGGTGGAGGCCGCTGACACCGCATGGCGATGGAAAGAACGCCGAGTCCTAATGTTCGATGGAACGACCGTGACCATGCCCGATACAGCAGAAAACCAAAGCGATTATCCACAGAACTCCGCGCAAAAGCCAGGCCTTGGGTTTCCCATCGCACGCATCGCCGCTCTGCTCTCGCTTTCCTGCGGAGCTGTTCTGGATCTGCGGATTTGCAAATATGCGGGCAAGGGTCAAAGTGAACTAGGGATGCTACGACAGTTGATGGGTGTCTTTAGCAAAGGTGATGTCTTACTCGCGGATCGACTCATGTGTTCTTGGCGAGAAATAGCCATGCTCAAAGCAAGGAGTGTTGACTCTGTGACTCGCCTTTCGGCAAAGCGAACTGCGGACTTCCGCTGCGGCAGACGCATTGGCAAGGATGACCACATCGTTAGATGGCCCAAACCTGTGCTCCGTGCAACCGATCCAGAGACAGATTGTTCGCTTCCGGATTTCTTGGAGATTCGTGAAACGCGTGTGCGTGTTGAGCAGGCGGGTTTCTGCACGGTTTGCATCATCATCGTGACAACGTTGCTAGATTCCGATGAAATCACCAAAGATGGAACAACGAACTGGATCTAAGATCCTTAAAAGAAACCATGCAGATGGATGAATTGCGATGCAAAACACCAGAACTGGTGCGTAAAGAGATCTGGACGCACGTTCTGGCGTACAACTTAATTCGAGCAGCGATCGCACAGGCCGCCGTCGCACACCGAATTGAACCGAGATCAATCAGTTTTAAAGGAGCCATTCAAGCAATCGAAGCATTTCGCCCTCTGATCGCATTTCAAGGTCACCAGACCGCAAAACAACTTTCGACGATTTACAGTCATATCCTTAACGCTCTCGTCGTGCATCGGGTCGCGGACCGGCCAGACAGATTCGAGCCGCGGAGAAGGAAACGGCGAAACGACAGATATGATCTGTTAACAAAGCCAAGAGACGCAATGAAACGCGAAATCCAGAAACAACTCATACGTAACTAAGTGCCATTCGTGTCGGCCACCGGAGCAAGTTGGCAAGGCATGAGAACGCGCGTCAGTGTGATTCAATGCAGAAGATCGCAATTACGTCGCGATGCTTCAGGCAAATGCCCCGTTTGCTTCCTCCCCTTTGTGCAGCAAAACCACATCAAAGGTTTGCCGGCCGGCCCGCGCATCTTTCCAATTCGTCCACCTATATTCAATATTTGGGGTCGCATGGATCGCAGTGTTTCGGGACTCCCCTCTGTCCAAGGCTTCGTTCTTGCTCCACCGTCGTGACACCTTGTCGCCATCCGCTCATGCTTAGCGGCATTTTCGCCAATCGCTTTCTCAGGCATTATCGCCTACGGTCGCTGCGACGTGACACTTAGGATTGCGTTGGAAGCGAATGGAGACTCATTTGCCGCGGCATCTTGGAACATTGACCGAAATATCGGAGGCGTGGAGACGTCTTTCCATTCGGCAATGGTGTTAGCGCCGACGGTGTTAACCCACCTTTGCTAAAGTGACGTTTGCGTTACTGTCAGTTTGGCCCTAGGCCAACCACCGATGACGAAAATCACGGCAATTGACAAATCATCTTGTTTGGCCTTTGATATGCAGACTCCCCATCCAGCCATCAGAAAACCAACGCTGATGCTCGCCGAAAACGGATTTTGATTGACCTAACGTGTCAACCAAACAATGGAAACTTCTGAAATGAATCTAAACGGCCAACCAGAACAACAAACCACGAAACCTTTGCGGGTATTGAGCCTAGATGGTGGCGGGATGCGTGGAATCTATTCAGCTGCGTACTTATCGCGATTGAACGATCGTTTTGCACAGGTACACAAAACATCCAAACTCATTGACTTGGGCAAGCGTTTTGACTTGATAGTGGGCACCAGTACCGGCGCGCTAATCGGTTGTGGTTTGGCGAAAGGCGTTCCCTTGAGTGAGATCGTTGCTCTGTACCGAAACAACGGAAGCAATATTTTTCGTCGGTCAATTCCTAAAACGATGTTCGGCGTTCCTCTGGACATTTTGAAACGCGGTAAAGCCCTAGCCGTGGGCGAAAAATCGCTGCGAGAGGCGTTGCAACTCTGCCTCGGCAATACGACTCTTGCGGAGATATATCGTGACCGAAATATTGCGATGGCGATTCCTGCGGTAGAAATGGGCCGCCACGGTTCTTGGGTCTTTAAGACAGCGCACCTAAATGGTTCAAATCATCGCGATGATGACTACTCGCTCGTTGATGTCTGCATGGCAACCAGTGCAGCCCCTCTCTACCGATCGCTAGCCCGCATTCCAGTACCAGACTCAGGTCAAACTCGTGCATACAACTATTTTGCTGATGGTGGCCTTTGGGCGAATAACCCGGTGCTTGTCGGACTAATCGACTCGCTTGGCATGGCATCCGAGGGACAAGAAATCCAAATCTATAGTTTGGGGACATGCTCAAGACCAACTGGCGAGAATCTGCGCCCGTCGGATGTGAATCGAGGCCTAGTTGGCTGGCGGTTCGGTGCTGATGCTGCCGCTTTGTCGATCGACGCACAGGAAATGGCGTACGACTACATGGCAAGGATGTTGACTAAGCACGTAAAGAATACGTGCACTATCGTCCGTTTTCCATTCGACGATGTGCCCGCCCACATGATGGACTATTTGGGACTCGATGACACGCGTGAAGAGTCAATGGATGAACTCGTTCGACAAGCGCACTCAGATGCGGATTTCACTAACAGTAAGTGTGCAAAGCCGGAGGACACAGACGGACGGCTGATCGCTTCACTATTTAAACCAGAAGAATAGATTACTTGCGAGGAAACTAAATGTTTGATTGTTCAAAAGACGTTATCGCGTACCACAAAGACGATGTCACGCTGCGTCAAAGTGACTGCGACAGCATGCGACAGCGCAGGAATTCTAACCAGGCTCGGTTGGCAAATGGACTAAAGAAGAACGACGACCCAGCTCCGTTGGAGCACGTCACACAGGGATCATACGAAATGAAAACGATGGTCCAACACCCGGATAACGACTACGACATTGATGACGGTGTCTACTTCGAAAAGGATGGCTTGGTCGGGAAGCAGGGCGGAGACAAATCCGCTCTCGATACACGGAAGATGATTCGTGACGCCGTTGATGACGGAAGCTTCAAGACACCACCAGAAGTCAAGACGAATTGCGTGCGAGTTCAGTACGACACCGGTTACCACGTTGACCTGCCAGCCTATCGGCGTGTAACTGAAACGGACATCTTCGGTAACGAGACTACCTACAACGAACTAGCAAGCTCATCCTGGATGCGATCGGATGCTCGAGATGTAACGAGCTGGTTTAATAGACTGAACCAAGAACTAAGCCCAGATACAACGAACGGTCGCCAAGTTCGCCGAGTTGTTCGTCTGATTAAGAAATACTCCAAGAGTCGCTCCAGTTGGGAGTCAAAAAACCTCAGCGGTTTCGGAATTACAAAACTGGTTACCGAGTGCTATCGAGCGAACGAAAATCGGGAAGATATGGCTCTCCATGACACGATGGAAGCGATTCGGGACCGGCTAAACGGCAACCTCGTTGTTGACCATCCTGTCACGCCGGACGCGACGATCACAACCGGTGACGAAGACCCTAAGGCAATTTTTTTGCGTGAGAAACTCTCTGAAGCGATCAAGAATTTGGAGCCGTTATTTGAGTTCGGCTGTACTCGGGAAAAGGCTTTGAAATGTTGGGACAAAGTATTCGCGACGAAATACTTCACTGATCGTGATGCAAACGCCAAGAAGAGCGAAAGTTCTGCAAAGTCAATGAATGCAGTGAGTCCATTCGGCGTGTTTTCGGAATCACGACGAGAGGAAATTGAGGAAAACCCTGTCCAAAAGCAGGGTGGTGGTAGGTTCGGCACGAGCCATGAATGCTAAGAACTCAATAGCGGAGCTTGCCCGTTGGATAGACGCTCTCCCCAATACGAGAAGACTTGCCGGCCATGAATTGCACAACTATCGCAAGCAATTTGTTGACGGTTGGCGCATTGACCTGAATCTCGCGGAGAACGTGTCCATCAATTTGTTGATTACTGCTCAGTTTCCGTTTGTCTCACCGAAGATTGCGCTGATTGATCGAACCAAGTTCTTGTCTTGGCCGCACGTCGAGAAGGACGGCTGCCTATGCGTCTTTCCTCCCAATACCAATGTTGACCCGTATCGCCCAGTCGAAGTTGCCAAATCTCTAGTAGCTGAAACCGAGGCCCTATTGCAGTGTCTTCTCGACGGCAATTTGGATGATGATTTCAATAGAGAATTTGATTCGTACTGGCTGCTATCGTCAGACGACTTACGCCATCAGTTTTTTTCGATACTTCCGGACGGATGCGATTCGCAGAAAGTCGCCGTTTGGAGTTCAAGTAAATTTCGCATAATTGGTGCCGACGAAAAGTCTGTACTTTGCTGGCTAAAGAACCGTCTTCAGAAAGACTACGACAGAACTGACACCGGCTTTTTGGTCAAATTGTCGAAACCGCTCTCGCCAGAGGAATACCCAGACTGCACGGAGGCTCTACTGGCATTGATCTCGGAAGATGCACCCAACTTTTTGGAATCGATATCGGATCACATCGCAAAGTCTTTTCAACCATTGACGATCATCTTGGCAATCAGCGCCACAAACGGGACCAACTATGGTGTCGTGGAGCTGTGCCGCTTATTAAGAGCCAACGAGAAGGTCAGCAAGTGTGGCCGATCGAACCGCGTTAGCGTTAATGGTTTTCGCGATGGAAAGGCTCCGCTGAGCGTTCAACTTAGTCAGCAAACAAAATACACCAAAGTTGTTCGGTCACCACTAGAACGAGCGGATGCGGAGTGGGCACTTGGCGGTCGCGGCCACGATCCGCGGTTTGCGGTGCTACAGAAGCAGCGAGTCGCGATCGTCGGCCTTGGATCCTTTGGTTCCTTTCTTACCGACAACCTAATCCAGGCCGGGCTTGGGCAAGTTGCGATGTTTGATGGAGACCTAATGCGATGGGAGAACACGGGCCGACACCTTCTCGGTGGCGACACAGTAGGACAGAACAAGACGGACGCACTAAAGCGGCGGTTTGAAACCAACTATCCGACAATTGTTAGTTGTGAGTCTAACCCGGTCGATTGGCAGCAAAGGATTGAGACTGCTGAGTCACTAGATGGGTTCGATTTAGTGATTTCGACCACCGGCTCATGGAAAGCTGAGTGTATGCTCAATGACCTTCATGAATGCTCCGGGAAGCGAACACCGATTGTATATGCCTGGCTCGAGCCGTTCGCCGCAGCTGGACATGCTGTCGCAATAATGGAGCGAAGTGGATGTCTTCAATGTGGATTTACTGGTGCAGGTCAGTTTTCTCGGCGCGTATTCGATTGGCCAGCTGCACCGACGACCATGGTTTCGCAAGCGGGGTGCGGGAACGAGTTTCAACCTTACGGCATAACCGACTCGCTTCACTCAATCGCAATGGCAGTTGATCTATCGGTTGAATGTCTTCTCGGTCAGCTAACCGCATCGACACATCGTGTTTGGATCAACAAGGATCGAAAAATCGATCCGATTCAGCGAGGTTGGTCTGTTGCATGGCAAACAGTCCCCAACTTTGATACGCGTGAAGAAGTAGTCTCCGAGTTTCCGTGGTCCGCTCGCCCGGATTGTCAGCGATGCAGTTAGACCAACCAATCAGATATGCAATTGCAAATAGCGACCAATGTATTGTTGTGGAGACTCAAGTCTTGGAAGTATTTGACGACTATCGACAGGACCGCTGCTGGAAGCGCGAAGCAGGTGGGCAGCTATTTGCCAAGCTTACCAATGATGAAATTGTGCTCAAAATTGCGACTTCACCTACGCGGAAGGACATTCGCCGCCGCTTTCAATTCATTCCATTTCTGAAAAACCAACAGGAAGAAATCAACTCGCAATTTGAGTCAGGCCTGTTTTTCGTTGGTGACTGGCATACACATCCGCAAACGGTGCCGGAAATGTCACCAGAAGACCGAGAAAGCATGGCAGACTGTTTCGTGAAATCGAGTCACGGCTTGGACGCTTTTCTCATGGTAATCGTCGGTACGAGACCATTTCCCGAAGGCCTGTCAGTCTCAATTCATCGTGAAAGAGATTTTGCAAAGGCAACTTTAGTGAGCTAAACCTTTCAATTTGATAGGTGATCCTGCTAGTAACTCGGCGGTCTTCGCGTATGAGCGACGGCGATGATTCGTTCGTTGCGAACCATGTAGGGCATGAGGTGCTTTTCCTCAGAGATTCTGAATTTTATCACCGCAGACAGAAGGGCCACGAAGCCCTGCCCTAACTTTCCGCAACTCGTCAACCTGCACCGGTGGCCGACGCCGGACGCTCTGATTTCGTCGATCGGAAGATAATCCGGCGTCGGCCACCGGAGCAAGTCGCGTTTGATGGCTGAACACCTCCGTCAATTCGAACAATTACCGGGGATGTCCGATTTGTTGTTGAAACTCTTGATGGTCTCTCGGGTAAAACGTAGGTGGTTGTGTCTGAGCTTGCAAGAAGATTCCCCCATCCCAGCTTCGCCGTAGGCGAAGCTGGGATGGGGGAAAGACGTTAGGCAGGCGGTACCTCCGGTCGCCCCAGGGCCGCGACAAGCAAGGGAAGTGATGTGTGACCGGTGATCCGGCGAAACCCTTTCTCGGCCTCCAGCAACGCATACGAAAGCCACCGACTTGCTTGATCGGTTTCGGCGCGAAAACGCGTCACACGCCCCAGTCTGCGACGCGTGTTTAAGAATGAGTTCTCAATCGCGTTAGTGCTCAAAAGTGAACGGTGAAGCGTGTTGGGGACGTTCAAGCGATGCAAAGCCAGCAGGTCATCACCGGCTTCGTGCAGACTCCGATACGCCTCGGCGTTTATCGGTTCCAAGAACGTTTTGAGCTCGCCGAAGATTTCCTCGGCAGCTTCGATTCCCTGAACGCGGCGAAGGCGAGTGAATAGACGCGATAGTTCGCCCCAATGACGCTTGGAAAGTTTTCCTTTGATATTACGTTCTTTGTGAACCAAACAACGCTGGATGACAGCGTCAGAAAAGAACTCAACCACCGCACCGCGAAGAGCATCGCTGCCATCGAGAACCACGTACAAGCGGTGGTCGCATGTGAAGCCGCGATTGA comes from the Roseimaritima multifibrata genome and includes:
- a CDS encoding cyclic GMP-AMP synthase DncV-like nucleotidyltransferase → MFDCSKDVIAYHKDDVTLRQSDCDSMRQRRNSNQARLANGLKKNDDPAPLEHVTQGSYEMKTMVQHPDNDYDIDDGVYFEKDGLVGKQGGDKSALDTRKMIRDAVDDGSFKTPPEVKTNCVRVQYDTGYHVDLPAYRRVTETDIFGNETTYNELASSSWMRSDARDVTSWFNRLNQELSPDTTNGRQVRRVVRLIKKYSKSRSSWESKNLSGFGITKLVTECYRANENREDMALHDTMEAIRDRLNGNLVVDHPVTPDATITTGDEDPKAIFLREKLSEAIKNLEPLFEFGCTREKALKCWDKVFATKYFTDRDANAKKSESSAKSMNAVSPFGVFSESRREEIEENPVQKQGGGRFGTSHEC
- a CDS encoding ThiF family adenylyltransferase — its product is MNAKNSIAELARWIDALPNTRRLAGHELHNYRKQFVDGWRIDLNLAENVSINLLITAQFPFVSPKIALIDRTKFLSWPHVEKDGCLCVFPPNTNVDPYRPVEVAKSLVAETEALLQCLLDGNLDDDFNREFDSYWLLSSDDLRHQFFSILPDGCDSQKVAVWSSSKFRIIGADEKSVLCWLKNRLQKDYDRTDTGFLVKLSKPLSPEEYPDCTEALLALISEDAPNFLESISDHIAKSFQPLTIILAISATNGTNYGVVELCRLLRANEKVSKCGRSNRVSVNGFRDGKAPLSVQLSQQTKYTKVVRSPLERADAEWALGGRGHDPRFAVLQKQRVAIVGLGSFGSFLTDNLIQAGLGQVAMFDGDLMRWENTGRHLLGGDTVGQNKTDALKRRFETNYPTIVSCESNPVDWQQRIETAESLDGFDLVISTTGSWKAECMLNDLHECSGKRTPIVYAWLEPFAAAGHAVAIMERSGCLQCGFTGAGQFSRRVFDWPAAPTTMVSQAGCGNEFQPYGITDSLHSIAMAVDLSVECLLGQLTASTHRVWINKDRKIDPIQRGWSVAWQTVPNFDTREEVVSEFPWSARPDCQRCS
- a CDS encoding Mov34/MPN/PAD-1 family protein, with translation MQLDQPIRYAIANSDQCIVVETQVLEVFDDYRQDRCWKREAGGQLFAKLTNDEIVLKIATSPTRKDIRRRFQFIPFLKNQQEEINSQFESGLFFVGDWHTHPQTVPEMSPEDRESMADCFVKSSHGLDAFLMVIVGTRPFPEGLSVSIHRERDFAKATLVS